In a genomic window of Flavobacterium lipolyticum:
- a CDS encoding DUF3857 domain-containing protein codes for MEQDIQSEIYKIQKPEPWASDLNDNQLIDYIKESEFSQKQADEGRDYCYFLDKIYYTNDNESSEYACVAYTLNEPANLEKASAVDVVLEESETYVIHRISVLRDGVLVDKIPDTKVKILDSENQSGGGVLSSNKKINITIKDLRLYDILIMEDSRIKIFTERDFLRKEFSRYVWVGPDSYWAYGKYKFTFINDREKAVAYKKSFFRDEDGNVLEPQTAYLQKGEKYVREEENYINFVDSNREVSSFIDFATAADWKELSNYISPIYETIFEKSSLAEFAPELVEKLDKIGSKDDQLQFAIEYVQNHINYIYNADEMNGHKPQEPAVTFTNKQGDCKAKSVLLKVILDYIGIDSSIILVNFGTDFYIKHYLPSLLTFNHVIVKINYKGESYFVDATLRDEFGLIENRGFIFFLHYLEVKPNLELQHKPPHRLPYYALDEKSELVAENNVGKLKLTTVYKGNRANSMRRYFKNTNKREIIDSWNNFFFYTLNYTNDRNGTDLRKIFKDAVIEIVSDDKKLNEFKIEYQTTIENPYFSDGKNNRFLMYFDSNIVKNRARDFIHKDISFWHNFDNERYEITLVTDQKIDVSEKFTIQESTINNAYFDYVSRKKINKNGGTIYIDYKPLINLEIPEKDFEDFREAHNEVADSNFGIGVDIIEDGLLNKLKFNFKKLVK; via the coding sequence ATGGAACAAGATATCCAGTCAGAAATTTACAAAATTCAAAAGCCTGAACCGTGGGCTAGTGACCTTAATGACAACCAGCTTATAGATTATATCAAAGAATCTGAATTCTCTCAAAAACAAGCAGACGAGGGACGTGACTATTGTTATTTTTTAGATAAAATTTATTATACCAATGATAACGAAAGCAGCGAATATGCTTGTGTGGCCTATACTTTAAATGAGCCTGCCAATTTGGAGAAAGCTTCTGCTGTGGATGTTGTGTTGGAAGAAAGTGAAACTTATGTGATACACCGAATCAGTGTTTTAAGAGACGGTGTTTTAGTCGACAAAATCCCCGATACTAAAGTTAAAATACTGGACAGCGAAAACCAAAGCGGTGGCGGTGTTTTAAGCAGCAACAAAAAGATTAATATTACGATAAAGGATCTTCGTTTGTATGATATTTTGATTATGGAAGATTCCAGAATTAAAATTTTTACCGAGCGTGATTTTCTCCGCAAAGAATTCTCCAGATATGTTTGGGTAGGTCCTGACAGTTACTGGGCGTACGGAAAATACAAATTCACTTTTATCAACGATCGCGAAAAGGCAGTTGCTTACAAAAAATCGTTCTTTAGAGATGAAGACGGAAATGTACTGGAACCACAGACAGCTTATTTGCAAAAGGGGGAAAAATATGTAAGAGAAGAAGAGAATTACATCAATTTTGTAGATTCAAACCGTGAGGTTTCTTCGTTTATAGATTTTGCCACGGCTGCCGACTGGAAAGAATTATCCAATTACATCTCTCCTATTTATGAGACTATTTTCGAAAAATCTTCTTTGGCAGAATTTGCTCCGGAACTGGTTGAAAAACTGGACAAAATAGGTTCTAAAGACGATCAGTTGCAATTTGCTATAGAATATGTTCAAAACCATATCAATTATATTTACAATGCCGATGAAATGAATGGCCACAAGCCACAGGAGCCTGCTGTAACGTTTACTAACAAACAAGGCGACTGCAAGGCTAAATCGGTTTTACTAAAAGTTATTTTAGATTATATTGGTATTGATTCTTCGATTATTCTGGTCAATTTCGGTACTGATTTTTATATCAAACATTACTTACCGTCGTTACTGACTTTTAATCACGTAATTGTAAAGATCAATTACAAGGGTGAAAGCTACTTTGTTGATGCCACATTGCGTGATGAATTTGGACTGATTGAAAATCGTGGTTTTATTTTCTTCCTGCATTATCTGGAAGTGAAGCCTAATTTGGAATTACAACATAAACCTCCTCATCGTCTCCCTTATTATGCACTTGATGAAAAATCAGAGCTTGTTGCCGAGAACAATGTTGGTAAACTGAAACTAACGACCGTATACAAAGGAAATCGTGCCAACAGCATGCGCAGGTATTTCAAAAACACTAATAAAAGAGAGATCATTGACAGCTGGAACAATTTCTTTTTTTATACCTTAAATTATACGAATGACAGAAACGGAACTGATCTTCGAAAGATTTTTAAAGATGCCGTAATCGAAATTGTCAGTGATGATAAAAAACTGAATGAATTTAAAATTGAATATCAGACTACTATTGAAAACCCTTATTTCTCAGACGGGAAAAACAATCGTTTCCTGATGTATTTTGACTCCAATATTGTGAAAAACAGAGCAAGGGATTTTATACATAAAGACATCTCTTTCTGGCACAATTTTGATAATGAGCGATATGAAATCACTCTTGTAACGGATCAAAAAATTGATGTTAGCGAGAAGTTTACGATACAGGAAAGTACGATCAACAATGCTTACTTTGATTATGTGAGCCGTAAAAAGATCAACAAAAACGGAGGAACTATTTACATCGACTATAAACCGCTGATTAATTTAGAAATTCCTGAAAAAGATTTTGAAGATTTCAGGGAGGCCCATAACGAGGTCGCCGACAGTAATTTTGGAATTGGGGTCGACATTATAGAAGACGGTTTATTGAACAAGCTGAAATTCAATTTCAAAAAATTAGTAAAATAA
- a CDS encoding endonuclease/exonuclease/phosphatase family protein codes for MKKTNTIVLVMFLIFVSAPFYAQSVKMMTYNIRLDVASDGENAWSNRKDFFNSQIRFYSPDILGIQEALPNQVAEIASALPEYHKFGIGREEKGTGEACTIYYKKDRFQVEHTNTFWLSETPEKVSRGWDAACNRVCTYGLFKDLKTKKMFWVFNLHLDHVGELARVKGVELVLSKIKEINTKNDPVFLMGDFNSVPDTKQIVEIKKMMDDTRDISIEKPFGPLGTFNEFKHNEPVNLLLDYIFVSKNSGLKIQKHAVLSDSKDLKYPSDHLPVLIQIN; via the coding sequence ATGAAAAAGACAAACACAATTGTTCTCGTAATGTTTCTGATTTTTGTCAGTGCTCCATTTTATGCTCAGAGTGTAAAAATGATGACGTATAACATTCGTTTAGATGTTGCTTCTGACGGAGAAAATGCCTGGTCCAACCGGAAAGACTTTTTTAATTCTCAAATCAGATTTTACAGTCCGGATATTCTTGGAATTCAGGAGGCATTGCCTAATCAGGTAGCTGAGATTGCTTCGGCCTTACCGGAGTACCATAAATTTGGGATAGGCAGAGAAGAAAAAGGAACCGGAGAAGCCTGTACGATTTACTATAAAAAAGACCGTTTTCAGGTAGAACATACAAACACATTTTGGCTGTCTGAAACACCGGAAAAAGTATCAAGGGGCTGGGATGCTGCCTGTAACAGAGTTTGTACTTATGGATTGTTTAAAGATTTAAAAACAAAAAAAATGTTTTGGGTTTTTAACCTTCACCTGGATCATGTTGGAGAGTTAGCCCGCGTAAAAGGAGTCGAGCTGGTTCTCTCAAAAATAAAGGAAATCAACACTAAAAATGATCCCGTGTTTTTAATGGGAGACTTCAATTCAGTACCGGACACGAAACAAATTGTCGAGATCAAAAAGATGATGGACGATACCAGGGATATTTCGATAGAAAAACCTTTTGGTCCTTTGGGAACCTTTAATGAATTCAAACACAATGAACCTGTGAATTTGTTACTGGATTATATTTTTGTATCTAAAAACAGCGGATTAAAAATTCAAAAACATGCAGTCTTAAGTGATTCAAAAGATTTAAAATATCCATCTGATCATTTGCCTGTTTTGATCCAAATAAATTAA
- a CDS encoding glycoside hydrolase family 3 N-terminal domain-containing protein: MKKITTFTLLMVSFFATAQQETIDQKVNALLKKMTLEEKIGQLNQYTGDNAATGPITINANKQAEIKAGLIGSMLNVTGTKYTRQYQELAMQSRLKIPLLFGQDVIHGYKTTFPIPLAEAASWDLAAIELAARVAATEASASGIHWTFAPMVDIGRDPRWGRVMEGAGEDTWLGSKIAYARVKGFQGNKLGDLNSVMACVKHFAAYGAAVGGRDYNSVDMSERMLLETYLPPFKAALDAGAATFMNSFNDLNGIPATANMHLQRDILKGKWNFQGFVVSDWGSIGEMVAHGYSKDLKAAALAAITAGSDMDMESNAYRYHLAELVKEGKVAVDLIDDAVKRILRKKFELGLFDDPYRYSDQKRADKALNNPENRKAALEVAKKSIVLLKNDNETLPLSKNLKTIAFIGPMVKEYKENMGFWSVELPEVDYNKWIVSQWDGLQSKVGKNTKLLYAKGCEVDGDNKDGFAEAVATAQQADVVILSIGERRDMSGEAKSRSDLHLPGVQEDLVKAIQATGKPVIVLVNAGRPLIFNWTADHVPAIVYTWWLGTEAGNAIADVLFGDYNPSGKLPMTFPREVGQIPIYYNHFSTGRPAKDEDAKNYVSAYIDLKNSPKFPFGYGLSYTKFNYSDLKLSAVKMKNNETIKVSFQLSNVGKAAGEEVVQLYLKDKFGSVVRPVLELRDFQKVKLNAGESKTIEFTIDKEKLSFYNTKLEWTAEPGDFEVMIGASSADIKLKADFELL; the protein is encoded by the coding sequence ATGAAAAAAATAACCACATTTACCCTGTTGATGGTATCGTTTTTTGCGACCGCTCAGCAGGAAACAATAGATCAAAAAGTAAATGCTCTGTTGAAAAAAATGACTCTTGAGGAAAAAATCGGTCAGTTAAATCAGTATACGGGCGACAATGCAGCAACGGGGCCTATTACCATAAATGCCAACAAACAAGCCGAAATAAAGGCAGGATTAATAGGTTCGATGTTAAACGTAACCGGAACAAAATACACCCGACAATATCAGGAACTGGCCATGCAGTCCCGTTTAAAAATTCCGTTGTTATTTGGTCAGGATGTCATTCATGGGTACAAAACTACCTTTCCAATTCCGTTAGCCGAAGCAGCGAGTTGGGACTTAGCAGCTATTGAATTGGCAGCAAGAGTTGCAGCTACAGAGGCTTCAGCAAGTGGAATTCACTGGACATTTGCTCCAATGGTCGACATTGGCCGTGATCCGCGTTGGGGGAGAGTGATGGAAGGAGCAGGAGAAGATACCTGGCTGGGTTCTAAAATTGCCTATGCCAGAGTTAAAGGTTTTCAGGGAAATAAACTCGGAGATCTGAACTCGGTTATGGCCTGTGTAAAACATTTTGCCGCTTATGGCGCAGCTGTGGGCGGCAGAGATTACAACTCCGTAGATATGAGTGAACGAATGCTTTTAGAAACCTATCTGCCTCCTTTTAAAGCAGCTCTAGATGCCGGCGCAGCCACTTTTATGAATTCTTTTAACGACTTAAACGGAATTCCGGCTACCGCAAATATGCATTTGCAGCGTGATATCTTAAAAGGAAAATGGAACTTTCAGGGATTCGTAGTTTCAGACTGGGGATCGATTGGGGAAATGGTAGCACACGGATATTCTAAAGATTTAAAAGCTGCAGCGCTTGCCGCGATTACAGCGGGAAGTGATATGGATATGGAAAGTAATGCGTATCGATATCATTTGGCAGAATTAGTAAAAGAAGGGAAAGTAGCTGTAGACTTGATTGATGATGCCGTGAAACGTATTTTACGCAAGAAATTTGAATTGGGTTTATTTGATGATCCTTATCGATATTCAGATCAAAAAAGAGCTGATAAAGCTTTAAACAACCCTGAAAACAGAAAAGCAGCTCTTGAAGTAGCTAAGAAAAGTATCGTTTTATTAAAGAACGACAACGAAACATTACCGCTGTCTAAAAACCTGAAAACAATTGCATTCATTGGTCCAATGGTGAAAGAGTACAAAGAAAATATGGGGTTTTGGTCTGTAGAATTACCCGAGGTTGATTACAATAAATGGATCGTCTCACAATGGGATGGTTTGCAGAGCAAAGTGGGTAAAAACACAAAACTGCTTTATGCCAAAGGCTGTGAAGTAGACGGAGATAACAAAGACGGTTTTGCAGAAGCAGTGGCAACGGCCCAACAGGCAGATGTGGTGATTTTGAGTATTGGTGAAAGACGTGACATGAGCGGTGAAGCAAAAAGTCGAAGCGATCTTCATTTGCCGGGGGTGCAGGAAGATTTGGTAAAAGCAATTCAGGCAACAGGAAAACCGGTAATAGTTCTGGTAAACGCCGGAAGACCTCTTATATTTAACTGGACAGCAGATCATGTTCCGGCAATTGTTTACACCTGGTGGCTGGGAACCGAAGCGGGTAATGCTATCGCCGATGTTTTATTTGGAGATTACAATCCATCGGGGAAATTGCCCATGACTTTCCCGAGAGAGGTGGGGCAGATCCCAATTTATTACAATCATTTCAGTACCGGAAGACCCGCTAAAGATGAAGATGCCAAAAACTATGTTTCGGCCTACATTGATCTGAAAAACTCTCCTAAATTTCCTTTTGGATACGGGTTGAGTTATACCAAATTCAATTATTCCGATTTGAAATTGTCAGCAGTAAAAATGAAAAACAACGAAACTATTAAAGTTTCTTTTCAATTATCAAATGTTGGAAAAGCAGCAGGAGAAGAAGTGGTGCAATTGTATTTAAAAGACAAATTCGGATCGGTGGTAAGACCCGTTTTAGAATTGAGAGATTTTCAAAAAGTAAAACTAAATGCAGGAGAATCTAAAACAATTGAATTTACTATTGACAAAGAGAAACTTTCTTTCTACAATACTAAATTAGAATGGACAGCAGAACCGGGAGACTTCGAAGTCATGATTGGAGCTTCATCAGCTGACATCAAATTAAAAGCAGATTTTGAATTGCTTTAA
- a CDS encoding glycoside hydrolase family 3 N-terminal domain-containing protein, producing MKNTKFIVVALFFCGAVWSQEARKTRADIDAKVSELLSKMTLEEKVGQMTQITVTVFEDAQKPGYFDAAKLKKGIQEYHIGSILNVPNPGAPTLQRWQETMTAITNEANKSRLKIPVLYGIDAIHGASYTAGATLFPQQIGLAATFNTELVKRGAEISAYETRASSIPWVFSPDLDFPRNPAWSRMWESFGEDAYLSSKMAVALVDGFEGSNVGSKYSVASCMKHYIGYGSTTTGKDRTPSIIPERILRQYDLTIYQAAIKAGAKSVMVSSGEINGTPVHSSKHLITDILKKELGFEGVVVTDWKDIIYLNTRHKIAATKRDAVRIAVMAGIDMSMVPEEFTFYTDLVDLVQKGEVPMSRIDDAVTRILRMKFELNLFQNTVANLKDYPKFGSAEHIQEAYKTAAESITLLKNNGAILPLNKEEKILVTGATANSMKNLNGGWSYTWQGENADTYAADKLTILEAFQAKLGKENVLYTAGADIEKEDDAEIQKAVELAQKASKIVLCLGEKNYTETPGDISNLYMSKSQVKLALALAKVNKPIILVLNEGRPRLISDFEDKMSAVVQCYLPGNEGGRALVDILYGEVNPSGRLPYNYPRYPNSLEKYNRKHTESLADEEQNNDAKYEKSYSPQFEFGTGLSYTTFTYSNLKIDKVEITNTDEVKITVEVTNSGKRAGKESVLLYLSDHYASITPEVKALKRFEKISLEPNETRTVKFTLNQKDLQFVNEDLKWISEKGTFTIQIANLKKDFLLK from the coding sequence ATGAAAAACACGAAGTTTATAGTAGTTGCTCTATTTTTTTGTGGAGCAGTATGGAGTCAGGAAGCCAGGAAAACGAGAGCAGATATAGATGCCAAGGTTTCAGAGTTGTTATCAAAGATGACATTGGAAGAAAAAGTAGGGCAAATGACGCAGATAACAGTTACTGTTTTTGAAGATGCTCAAAAACCGGGTTATTTTGATGCCGCCAAACTAAAAAAAGGAATTCAGGAGTACCATATCGGTTCCATTCTGAATGTGCCCAATCCGGGAGCACCAACACTTCAGAGATGGCAGGAGACTATGACCGCCATTACCAATGAAGCCAACAAATCGAGACTTAAAATTCCGGTATTGTATGGTATAGATGCCATACACGGAGCGAGTTATACCGCCGGAGCCACCTTGTTTCCACAACAAATTGGTCTGGCCGCAACGTTTAATACAGAGCTGGTAAAACGCGGTGCTGAAATCTCGGCTTACGAAACCAGAGCCTCCTCCATTCCATGGGTATTCTCTCCGGATTTAGATTTTCCGAGAAACCCGGCCTGGTCCAGAATGTGGGAATCCTTTGGAGAAGATGCCTATTTGTCTTCCAAAATGGCCGTCGCTTTGGTAGATGGCTTTGAAGGAAGCAATGTAGGATCAAAATATAGCGTAGCCTCCTGTATGAAACATTATATTGGTTATGGCAGCACTACAACCGGAAAAGACAGAACACCAAGTATTATTCCCGAGCGCATTCTAAGACAATATGATTTAACCATATATCAGGCTGCCATAAAAGCCGGAGCAAAAAGCGTAATGGTAAGTTCCGGAGAAATCAATGGAACTCCGGTGCACTCCAGCAAACATCTGATTACGGACATTCTTAAAAAAGAATTAGGCTTTGAAGGAGTAGTAGTAACGGATTGGAAGGATATTATTTATTTGAATACCAGACATAAAATTGCAGCAACCAAAAGAGATGCGGTTCGTATCGCGGTTATGGCCGGAATAGACATGAGCATGGTACCCGAAGAATTTACTTTTTACACAGACCTTGTAGATTTAGTTCAAAAAGGAGAAGTGCCAATGTCCCGTATTGATGATGCGGTAACCAGAATTCTGAGAATGAAATTCGAGTTAAACCTGTTCCAGAATACAGTTGCGAATCTAAAGGATTATCCAAAATTTGGTTCAGCCGAACACATTCAGGAAGCTTATAAAACGGCTGCAGAATCCATTACATTGTTAAAAAATAACGGGGCCATTTTACCTTTAAACAAAGAGGAAAAAATCCTGGTAACCGGAGCAACGGCAAACAGTATGAAAAACCTGAACGGAGGTTGGTCGTACACCTGGCAGGGTGAAAATGCAGATACTTATGCTGCTGACAAATTAACTATTCTGGAAGCTTTTCAGGCTAAATTAGGAAAAGAGAATGTACTCTATACTGCCGGAGCAGATATTGAAAAAGAAGATGATGCCGAAATTCAAAAAGCGGTTGAACTGGCTCAAAAGGCATCGAAAATTGTATTGTGTCTGGGAGAGAAAAACTACACCGAAACTCCGGGAGATATCAGTAATCTTTATATGAGTAAATCTCAGGTAAAATTAGCCCTCGCCTTAGCCAAAGTAAACAAACCAATTATTCTGGTTTTAAACGAAGGAAGACCAAGATTAATCAGTGATTTCGAAGATAAAATGAGTGCCGTTGTACAATGTTATTTGCCGGGAAATGAAGGAGGAAGAGCCTTGGTTGATATACTGTACGGAGAGGTAAATCCAAGTGGGAGATTGCCTTACAACTATCCGAGATACCCTAATTCATTAGAAAAATACAACAGAAAACATACAGAAAGTTTAGCAGATGAAGAACAAAATAATGATGCTAAATACGAGAAAAGTTATTCCCCTCAGTTTGAATTTGGAACAGGATTATCTTATACCACCTTTACGTATTCGAATTTAAAAATCGACAAAGTAGAAATTACGAATACCGATGAAGTAAAAATAACAGTTGAGGTTACCAATTCCGGAAAAAGAGCCGGAAAAGAATCGGTTTTATTGTACCTGTCAGATCATTATGCTTCTATAACTCCTGAAGTAAAAGCGCTAAAAAGATTCGAAAAGATTAGTTTAGAGCCTAACGAAACCAGAACGGTGAAATTTACTTTAAACCAAAAAGATTTGCAATTCGTAAACGAAGATCTGAAATGGATTTCCGAAAAAGGAACTTTTACAATTCAGATCGCAAATCTTAAAAAGGACTTTTTATTAAAGTAA
- a CDS encoding cellulase family glycosylhydrolase, with protein sequence MKKIIITLPLLLSFATFAQGFLHREGQKIVDGTGKNIILRGLGTGGWMVQEGYMLQTQPFASPQYVIRQKIQDVIGEEATKEFYAAYKANGITKRDVDSLAAWGFNSIRLPMHYNLYTPPIEAEKKDEISWIEEGFTMTDNLLKWCAENKMYLILDLHAAPGGQGNDAAISDYDTTKPSLWESEANQKKMIALWQKLASRYRDNPWIGAYDIINEPNWNFTGTNKNGCDENSNGPLRELMVRVTKAIREVDTNHLIFIEGNCWGNNYNGIFPLWDENMALSFHKYWNYNTTASIQKMLDYRTQYNVPIWLGESGENSNVWFKEALTLVENNNIGWAFWPMKKIENIAGVTSVTKIPEYDVLLKYWKDGGEKPKPDFAKKTLMKIADNYKMENVTVKPDVIDAMFRQVQTNDTKPYKRHLIPGKIAATEYDLGTNEKAYSDKDFINYRVETGKFDEWNKGNTMRNDGVDILPCKDAGSNGYQVSFIEDGEWLQFTAEVKKQNTYKVAIRYSAENSEGKIHLEAENGKRSQIVTLPATGGNDKWKTVVLSGVLLNKGMQKIKVVFEKGGFNLNYLDFSDQKK encoded by the coding sequence ATGAAAAAAATAATTATTACCCTACCGTTATTACTTTCCTTTGCCACTTTCGCTCAGGGTTTTTTACACAGAGAAGGACAAAAAATTGTAGACGGAACCGGAAAGAATATCATTTTAAGAGGTCTCGGAACAGGAGGCTGGATGGTTCAGGAAGGCTATATGTTACAGACACAGCCTTTCGCAAGTCCACAGTATGTTATCAGGCAGAAGATTCAGGATGTTATTGGAGAAGAAGCGACCAAGGAATTTTACGCTGCCTACAAAGCAAACGGAATCACTAAAAGAGATGTAGATTCATTAGCCGCCTGGGGATTCAATTCGATCCGCCTGCCGATGCATTACAATTTATACACACCACCGATCGAAGCAGAAAAAAAGGATGAAATCTCCTGGATTGAAGAAGGCTTTACCATGACCGATAATTTGCTGAAATGGTGTGCCGAAAATAAAATGTATCTGATTTTAGACTTGCATGCCGCTCCGGGAGGCCAAGGCAATGATGCCGCAATTTCGGATTATGATACCACAAAACCCTCCTTGTGGGAGAGCGAAGCCAATCAGAAAAAAATGATTGCCTTATGGCAAAAACTGGCGTCACGTTACCGGGATAATCCGTGGATTGGAGCCTATGACATTATCAATGAACCCAATTGGAATTTTACCGGAACCAATAAAAATGGCTGTGATGAAAACTCAAACGGTCCTTTAAGAGAGCTGATGGTTCGGGTTACAAAAGCCATTCGGGAAGTCGATACCAACCACTTGATTTTTATTGAAGGAAACTGTTGGGGAAACAATTACAACGGAATTTTTCCTTTATGGGATGAAAATATGGCATTGAGTTTTCACAAATACTGGAACTACAATACCACAGCCTCCATTCAGAAAATGCTGGATTACAGAACACAATACAATGTGCCGATCTGGTTGGGTGAAAGCGGAGAAAATTCGAACGTATGGTTCAAAGAGGCATTGACATTGGTCGAAAACAACAATATAGGCTGGGCATTCTGGCCCATGAAAAAAATCGAGAATATTGCGGGAGTGACCTCCGTTACAAAGATTCCCGAATACGATGTTTTATTAAAGTACTGGAAAGACGGCGGTGAGAAACCAAAGCCTGATTTTGCCAAAAAAACTTTAATGAAAATCGCCGACAATTACAAAATGGAAAACGTAACCGTAAAACCGGACGTGATCGATGCCATGTTCCGACAAGTGCAGACCAACGATACCAAACCTTATAAACGACATTTGATTCCCGGAAAAATTGCAGCAACAGAGTATGATTTGGGAACCAATGAAAAGGCTTATTCAGACAAAGATTTTATAAACTACAGAGTCGAAACCGGAAAATTTGACGAGTGGAACAAAGGAAATACGATGCGAAATGATGGCGTGGATATTTTACCCTGCAAAGATGCCGGATCAAACGGATATCAGGTTTCATTTATTGAGGATGGAGAATGGTTACAGTTTACAGCTGAAGTAAAGAAGCAAAATACATACAAAGTAGCGATTCGATATTCGGCTGAAAATTCAGAAGGAAAAATACATCTCGAAGCAGAAAATGGAAAAAGATCCCAGATCGTTACATTACCTGCAACGGGAGGAAATGACAAATGGAAAACGGTTGTACTGTCCGGAGTGTTACTAAATAAAGGAATGCAAAAAATTAAAGTTGTTTTCGAAAAAGGAGGTTTCAATTTGAACTATCTAGATTTTTCAGATCAGAAAAAATAA
- a CDS encoding glycoside hydrolase family 30 protein, with the protein MKAINRVLIAPLLVLQFVSSSKVGAQSVVPSFKSNPKIQVYTTAENTQLRLSLSNNFILNSVSQQTKSTVSITIDPSKTDQTFLGIGGAITDASAEVFAKLSPKKQQEFLTAYYDKNKGIGYSLARTNMHSCDFSSESYTYIQEGDKELKTFTIDHDKKYRIPLLKKAIATTGGKLTLFVSPWSPPAFMKDNNDILHGGVLLPEFAQSWANYYAKFIKAYEKEGIPVWGLTIQNEPMASQRWESCIYSPEAERDFLKNFLGPTLEKEGLGSKKIIIWDHNRGEMLEKRANLVFSDPEVSKYAWGIGFHWYETWNGGSPKFESVGKVHEAFPNKNLLFTEGCIEKFDASKFQFWGNAERYGINMIHDFNNGTTGWTDWNILLDQNGGPNHVGNFCFAPIHADTTKDELIYTPMYYYIGHFSKFIQPGAKRIGNVISNKSVLSTSFLNTNGKIATVVMNQSDKAVVYEIAINAVKKTLTIPAHAMQTLVY; encoded by the coding sequence ATGAAAGCCATAAATAGAGTTTTAATCGCCCCATTACTAGTGCTGCAATTCGTTTCTTCTTCAAAAGTTGGAGCGCAGTCTGTAGTACCCTCATTTAAATCAAACCCAAAAATACAAGTATATACTACTGCCGAAAACACCCAATTAAGATTGTCATTATCCAATAATTTCATTTTAAATTCAGTTTCACAACAAACAAAATCAACGGTTTCAATTACGATTGATCCTTCAAAAACAGATCAGACTTTTTTGGGGATCGGTGGCGCCATTACCGATGCCAGCGCAGAAGTTTTTGCTAAACTGTCACCCAAAAAGCAACAGGAATTTCTAACCGCTTACTACGATAAAAATAAAGGAATAGGGTATTCTTTGGCCAGAACCAATATGCATAGCTGTGATTTTAGCAGCGAAAGTTATACCTATATTCAGGAAGGCGACAAAGAGCTAAAAACCTTTACTATTGATCACGATAAAAAATACCGAATCCCATTACTCAAAAAAGCAATTGCAACAACCGGTGGGAAATTAACTTTATTTGTTAGTCCGTGGAGTCCTCCGGCTTTCATGAAAGACAATAATGATATTTTACATGGAGGCGTTTTATTGCCGGAGTTTGCACAATCATGGGCCAATTATTATGCTAAATTTATAAAAGCATACGAAAAAGAAGGAATTCCGGTCTGGGGACTGACGATTCAGAACGAACCAATGGCAAGTCAGAGATGGGAATCTTGTATTTACAGTCCGGAAGCCGAAAGAGATTTTCTGAAAAACTTTCTGGGGCCTACTTTAGAAAAAGAAGGATTGGGATCTAAAAAGATCATTATTTGGGATCACAACCGCGGAGAGATGCTCGAGAAAAGAGCTAATTTAGTTTTTTCTGATCCTGAAGTTTCCAAATACGCCTGGGGAATTGGATTCCATTGGTACGAAACCTGGAACGGAGGCAGTCCGAAATTTGAATCTGTAGGGAAAGTACATGAAGCTTTTCCAAACAAAAACCTGCTGTTTACCGAAGGCTGTATCGAAAAATTTGACGCTTCGAAATTCCAGTTTTGGGGAAATGCCGAACGATACGGAATCAATATGATCCATGATTTTAACAACGGAACGACAGGCTGGACGGACTGGAACATTTTGCTGGATCAAAACGGAGGCCCCAATCATGTTGGTAATTTTTGTTTTGCCCCAATTCATGCTGACACTACAAAAGATGAACTGATCTACACACCGATGTACTATTATATTGGACATTTTTCAAAATTCATCCAACCGGGAGCGAAGAGAATTGGAAATGTAATAAGCAACAAAAGTGTATTAAGCACTTCTTTTCTAAATACAAACGGAAAAATTGCCACTGTTGTAATGAATCAGTCAGACAAAGCAGTGGTATACGAAATAGCAATCAATGCGGTGAAAAAAACGCTTACTATACCGGCTCATGCCATGCAAACGCTAGTGTATTAG